A genomic segment from Actinoplanes sichuanensis encodes:
- a CDS encoding helix-hairpin-helix domain-containing protein gives MADGGPGGRRGGGSRESSAYPPDSAAGGVSGQGAFEGGRRQWLHAFDPGRPGVRAMAAVAVVVVLVAGFLAWKSRPQVDEVVSDGAATVSGVTPAASVAPVGELVVAVGGKVRKPGLVRLAAGSRVADALEAAGGAQPGVDVAPLNLARKVVDGELIMVGVSPPPGAATGGAAPGAAGGLINLNTATLGQLDTLPGVGPVLAQRILDARDAQGGFRAVTDLRKVDGIGESRYEQLKDLVTV, from the coding sequence GTGGCGGACGGTGGACCCGGAGGGCGGCGCGGCGGCGGTTCGCGGGAGTCTTCGGCCTATCCGCCGGACTCCGCCGCGGGTGGGGTCAGCGGGCAAGGGGCGTTCGAGGGTGGGCGGCGGCAGTGGCTGCACGCCTTTGATCCCGGGCGGCCCGGGGTGCGGGCGATGGCCGCGGTAGCCGTCGTCGTCGTGCTCGTGGCGGGGTTCCTGGCCTGGAAATCGCGGCCACAGGTGGATGAGGTGGTCTCCGACGGGGCGGCCACCGTCTCCGGGGTGACGCCGGCTGCGTCGGTGGCTCCGGTGGGTGAGCTCGTCGTCGCCGTCGGTGGGAAGGTCCGAAAGCCGGGCCTGGTGCGGCTCGCGGCCGGGTCCCGGGTGGCGGACGCGCTGGAGGCGGCCGGTGGTGCTCAGCCGGGGGTGGACGTGGCGCCGCTCAACCTCGCCCGGAAGGTCGTCGACGGTGAGCTGATCATGGTGGGGGTGTCGCCGCCACCGGGTGCGGCCACCGGTGGAGCCGCTCCCGGGGCGGCCGGCGGCCTGATCAACCTCAACACGGCCACCCTCGGTCAGTTGGACACGCTGCCCGGAGTGGGACCGGTGCTCGCCCAGCGGATCCTGGACGCCCGGGACGCTCAGGGCGGGTTTCGGGCGGTCACCGATCTCCGCAAGGTCGACGGGATCGGGGAGTCCCGCTACGAGCAGCTGAAAGACCTGGTGACGGTCTGA
- a CDS encoding putative protein N(5)-glutamine methyltransferase — translation MTREQAISRLRAAGCVFAEDEADVLIEAAAAGPSLAGMVERRASGEPLEQVVGYADFAGVRVRLRPGVFVPRVRSELLVRLAATEIRPDALVVDLCCGSGALGLALRHRVPGITLHAADVDPVAVECAIGNLIGNVHRGDLFQALPESLRGRIDLLLANVPYVATGHLAFLPAEARDHEPRTALDGGDDGLAVFRAVAAGAREWLAPGGLLISEITEAQTPIASTIAEGNGLTATVTTDDDLDARAILARRPR, via the coding sequence GTGACACGAGAGCAGGCGATTTCCCGGTTACGGGCGGCGGGTTGCGTGTTCGCCGAGGACGAGGCGGACGTCCTAATCGAGGCCGCGGCGGCCGGTCCGTCGCTGGCCGGGATGGTCGAGCGCCGGGCCTCCGGCGAACCGCTGGAGCAGGTGGTCGGTTACGCCGACTTCGCCGGTGTCCGGGTGCGGCTGCGCCCGGGCGTCTTCGTCCCCCGGGTCCGCAGTGAGCTGCTGGTCCGCCTGGCGGCCACCGAGATCCGCCCGGACGCTCTGGTGGTCGATCTGTGCTGCGGTTCCGGAGCGTTGGGCCTGGCACTACGGCACCGGGTCCCCGGCATCACTCTGCACGCGGCCGACGTGGACCCGGTCGCGGTGGAGTGCGCCATCGGCAACCTGATCGGGAACGTCCACCGAGGCGACCTGTTCCAGGCTCTCCCGGAGTCCCTACGCGGCCGGATCGACCTGCTGTTGGCCAACGTCCCCTACGTCGCGACCGGCCACCTGGCGTTCCTCCCGGCCGAGGCCCGCGACCACGAGCCCCGCACCGCGTTGGACGGCGGCGACGACGGCCTGGCCGTGTTCCGCGCGGTCGCCGCCGGCGCCCGGGAGTGGCTGGCCCCGGGCGGTCTGCTGATCTCCGAGATCACCGAGGCGCAGACCCCGATCGCGTCGACGATCGCCGAGGGGAACGGATTGACGGCCACCGTCACCACCGACGATGATCTCGACGCCCGCGCGATCCTGGCGCGCCGGCCCCGATGA
- a CDS encoding DegV family protein, with protein MTIAVVTDSTAYLPAELNGTYELTIVPLTVVINGWAGLEGLEVAPAEVARALTARRAAVSTSRPAPSQFADEYRRLLAAGADGVVSVHLSAKLSGTYEAAQLAAAEVGPQVRVVDSGTAAMGLGFPALAAAAAARRGHDLDTVARAAIDHAAAVTTLFYVDTLEFLRRGGRIGAAEALLGTALSVKPILHVQDGAVVVRDKVRTAGRALTRLVDLAVEAAGDGEADVAVHHLGTPDRASALVDDLSARLGNRLRDCYLTEVGAVVAAHTGPGLAGVVIHKR; from the coding sequence ATGACCATCGCGGTCGTCACCGACTCCACCGCGTACCTGCCGGCCGAACTGAACGGCACGTATGAGCTGACCATCGTGCCGCTCACCGTCGTGATCAACGGCTGGGCCGGGCTGGAGGGCCTCGAGGTCGCCCCGGCCGAGGTGGCCCGGGCGCTCACCGCGCGCCGGGCCGCCGTCAGCACGTCCCGGCCCGCGCCCTCCCAGTTCGCCGACGAGTATCGTCGGCTGCTCGCCGCGGGCGCCGACGGCGTCGTCTCGGTGCACCTGTCGGCCAAGCTGTCCGGCACCTACGAGGCCGCGCAGCTCGCGGCGGCCGAGGTCGGCCCACAGGTCCGGGTGGTCGACAGCGGGACCGCCGCGATGGGCCTCGGGTTCCCCGCGCTCGCCGCCGCCGCGGCCGCCCGGCGCGGCCACGACCTGGACACCGTCGCCCGGGCCGCGATCGATCACGCCGCCGCGGTGACCACTCTGTTCTACGTCGACACGCTCGAGTTCCTGCGTCGGGGCGGGCGTATCGGCGCGGCTGAGGCACTGCTCGGGACGGCCCTGTCGGTCAAGCCGATCCTGCACGTCCAGGACGGCGCGGTCGTCGTCCGCGACAAGGTCCGGACGGCCGGTCGGGCCCTCACCCGGCTCGTCGATCTCGCCGTCGAGGCGGCCGGAGACGGCGAAGCGGACGTCGCGGTTCACCATCTGGGCACGCCGGACCGGGCGTCCGCGCTGGTCGACGATCTGAGCGCACGGCTTGGCAATCGCTTGCGCGATTGTTACCTCACCGAGGTGGGTGCGGTGGTCGCGGCGCATACCGGTCCCGGGCTGGCCGGCGTCGTCATTCACAAACGCTAG
- a CDS encoding histidine phosphatase family protein: MTRLIVWRHGNTDWNAAARVQGQTDVPLNDLGRRQAVDAAELLVRLRPAAIVASDLSRAADTAAALAALTGLPVGTDERLRERHFGEWQGHTMAEVAAERPEEHARWTAGEDVIGGGVETLEDLGKRVCDALQDAARLAPPGGTVVVASHGAAARSGVGHLLGWGREQLRTLRALQNCHWVELTHDESRGWQMSAYNVGVLAERPAPPPV; this comes from the coding sequence GTGACGCGCCTCATCGTCTGGCGGCACGGCAACACCGACTGGAACGCCGCTGCCCGTGTGCAGGGGCAGACCGACGTGCCGCTCAACGACCTCGGCCGCAGGCAGGCCGTCGACGCCGCCGAGCTGCTCGTCCGCCTCCGCCCGGCCGCGATCGTCGCCAGCGATCTGAGCCGGGCCGCCGACACCGCGGCCGCTCTCGCCGCGCTGACCGGTCTGCCGGTCGGCACCGACGAGCGGCTCCGCGAGCGGCACTTCGGCGAGTGGCAGGGCCACACCATGGCCGAGGTCGCCGCCGAGCGCCCCGAGGAGCACGCCCGCTGGACGGCCGGGGAGGACGTCATCGGCGGCGGTGTCGAGACCCTGGAAGACCTCGGCAAGCGGGTCTGCGACGCACTGCAGGACGCGGCCCGCCTGGCCCCGCCGGGCGGCACCGTCGTCGTCGCCAGCCACGGCGCCGCGGCCCGGTCGGGTGTCGGTCACCTGCTCGGCTGGGGCCGCGAGCAATTGCGTACGCTGCGTGCGCTGCAGAACTGTCACTGGGTGGAGCTCACCCACGACGAGTCCCGGGGCTGGCAGATGTCGGCGTACAACGTCGGGGTCCTGGCCGAGCGCCCGGCCCCGCCGCCGGTGTAG